The Ananas comosus cultivar F153 linkage group 2, ASM154086v1, whole genome shotgun sequence genome contains a region encoding:
- the LOC109706905 gene encoding ABC transporter G family member 11-like, with amino-acid sequence MATPQSVPRWTPRPSPSPPRRPALTEKAAFQMHGISPESGDDSPKSDEGSFPFGSSFGPLPPLLHRRTPHQETEVPAEVAIPMAENGSRMGGTAGRGSGGRECGGVRLTWEDLWVSASDGKGDRTAILCGLSGYAQPGEVLAIMGPSGCGKSTLLDTLAGRLGGNVNQTGEILINGRRQKLAFGTSAYVTQDDVLMTTLTVREVVYYSAQLQLPDSMSWSEKKARAEETIQEMGLEGAMDTRIGGWAAKGISGGQKRRVSICAEILTRPQLLFLDEPTSGLDSAASYHVMSRIARLAKTEGMTVVTAIHQPSSEVFELFHGLCLLAYGRTVFFGAASETSEFFASNGFPCPPLRNPSDHFLRTINKDFDKDIEDGPEATTTTTAEAIEILVNSYKSSVNSQRVAQRIAEIREMGGSSVKKGSQASFLTQTLVLTRRSFVNMYRDLGYYWLRFAIYIALCLCVGTIFYNVGYSYGSIQARGSMLMFIAAFLTFMAIGGFPSFVEDMKIFQRERLNGHYGVTAFTIANTLSATPYLALISVVPGAIAYYLVHLQRGADHFAYFALVLFMCMMLVEGLMMIVASIVPDFLMGIITGAGIQGVMMLNGGFFRLPDDLPKPVWRYPMYYISFHKYANQGFYKNEFLGLIFPNDRAGAPPTITGDEILRSIWEVEMSYSKWINLLILFGMVILYRMLFLIIVKITEKVKPMMKGMRFKAPEKSVHTMEQPSTEP; translated from the exons ATGGCTACCCCACAAAGCGTACCCAGATGGACACCAAGACCGAGCCCAAGCCCGCCGCGCCGTCCGGCATTGACCGAGAAAGCCGCTTTCCAGATGCACGGCATAAGCCCTGAATCGGGCGACGACTCTCCGAAGAGCGACGAGGGGTCCTTCCCCTTCGGCAGCTCCTTcgggccgctgccgccgctgtTGCACCGCCGAACTCCGCATCAGGAGACCGAAGTCCCCGCGGAGGTCGCAATACCGATGGCGGAGAATGGGAGCAGGATGGGCGGCACTGCAGGCCGCGGCAGCGGCGGGAGGGAGTGCGGCGGTGTTCGCTTGACGTGGGAGGATCTGTGGGTGTCGGCGTCCGACGGCAAAGGCGACCGCACGGCGATTCTTTGTGGACTCAGCGGGTACGCCCAGCCGGGGGAGGTTCTCGCTATCATGGGGCCTTCCGGGTGTGGCAAATCTACACTTCTTGATACTTTGGCAG GAAGATTAGGCGGGAACGTAAACCAAACAGGAGAGATTCTGATCAACGGTAGGCGACAGAAGTTGGCATTTGGGACGTCG GCTTATGTGACTCAAGATGATGTGCTAATGACCACTCTCACCGTCCGTGAAGTCGTGTACTACTCGGCGCAGCTGCAGCTGCCGGACTCCATGTCGTGGTCGGAGAAAAAAGCGCGCGCGGAGGAAACTATACAAGAGATGGGCCTGGAAGGAGCAATGGACACAAGGATAGGAGGGTGGGCCGCGAAGGGCATCAGCGGCGGACAAAAGAGAAGAGTAAGCATTTGCGCGGAGATCCTAACCCGGCCCCAGCTCCTCTTCCTGGACGAGCCCACCAGTGGGCTCGACAGCGCCGCCTCGTACCACGTCATGAGCCGCATCGCGAGGCTCGCAAAAACGGAGGGCATGACGGTCGTCACGGCCATTCATCAGCCTAGCAGTGAAGTCTTCGAACTCTTCCACGGCCTCTGCCTGCTTGCCTACGGCAGAACAGTTTTCTTCGGCGCGGCTTCGGAGACTAGTGAG TTTTTCGCTTCAAATGGCTTCCCCTGTCCTCCGCTGAGAAATCCTTCTGATCACTTTCTAAGGACCATCAACAAAGACTTCGATAAG GACATCGAAGACGGCCCTGAAGCTACGACAACGACCACAGCTGAAGCTATCGAGATTTTGGTTAATTCTTATAAATCCTCCGTCAATTCACAGAGAGTAGCACAGCGAATAGCTGAGATACGCGAAATG GGAGGATCATCAGTAAAGAAGGGTAGTCAGGCCAGCTTTTTAACTCAGACGCTTGTTCTCACCAGAAGATCCTTTGTGAACATGTACAGAGACTTGGGCTACTATTGGTTACGATTTGCAATTTATATCGCTCTCTGCCTCTGCGTTGGGACCATCTTTTACAACGTAGGTTACTCGTACGGATCGATCCAA GCTAGGGGATCTATGCTTATGTTCATCGCAGCATTCCTGACTTTCATGGCAATTGGAGGATTCCCCTCTTTTGTGGAGGATATGAAG ATATTCCAAAGAGAAAGATTAAATGGGCATTACGGTGTCACCGCGTTCACAATTGCAAACACACTCTCCGCCACTCCGTACTTGGCGCTTATCTCCGTAGTACCAGGCGCCATCGCCTACTATCTCGTCCACCTGCAGAGAGGTGCGGATCATTTCGCCTACTTTGCTCTAGTGCTATTCATGTGCATGATGTTAGTCGAGGGTCTGATGATGATCGTCGCAAGCATTGTGCCGGATTTCCTCATGGGTATCATAACCGGGGCGGGGATTCAAGGGGTAATGATGCTGAACGGCGGCTTCTTTCGCTTACCGGACGATCTTCCCAAGCCTGTCTGGCGATACCCGATGTACTACATTTCGTTCCATAAATATGCTAACCAAGGCTTCTACAAGAACGAGTTCTTAGGATTGATCTTCCCCAATGACCGAGCCGGAGCACCTCCCACGATCACCGGTGACGAGATTTTGCGGAGTATTTGGGAAGTTGAGATGAGCTACTCCAAGTGGATTAATCTGCTTATTTTGTTTGGGATGGTGATACTCTATAGGATGCTGTTCTTGATAATTGTGAAAATCACAGAGAAGGTTAAGCCTATGATGAAGGGTATGCGGTTCAAGGCTCCGGAGAAATCCGTGCATACAATGGAGCAACCATCAACTGAACCTTAA
- the LOC109706906 gene encoding small heat shock protein, chloroplastic isoform X1: MAAMIASRRVLLSKLLEKLTFSPLRPAAAPSTRFFNTDAQLRKYEDDHPDDVDPRSAGSAVSRRFPTIFGGNVFDPFNPTRSLSQVLNLMDQMLENPGAAAATXRGGLGGLRRGWDAKEDEEALYLRVDMPGLGKEHVKVWAEQNTLVIRGEGEKESEDDGEGGARRFSSRIDLPADCFKMDQIKAEMKNGVLRVVVPKAKEEDRKDVFHVNVE, translated from the exons ATGGCCGCGATGATCGCTTCACGGAGGGTGCTTCTCTCGAAGCTTCTGGAGAAGCTCACCTTCTCCCCTCTCCGccccgccgccgctccctccaCCCGCTTCTTCAACACCGACGCCCAACTCCGCAAGTACGAGGACGACCACCCCGACGACGTCGACCCTCGCAGCGCCGGCTCCGCCGTCTCCCGCCGCTTCCCCACCATCTTCGGAGGTA ATGTGTTTGATCCGTTCAATCCGACGCGGAGCCTGAGCCAGGTGCTGAACCTGATGGACCAGATGCTGGAGAAcccgggggcggcggcggcgac GNGCCGCGGGGGGCTCGGGGGCCTGCGGCGCGGGTGGGACGCgaaggaggacgaggaggcgcTCTACTTGAGGGTGGACATGCCGGGGCTGGGGAAGGAGCACGTGAAGGTGTGGGCGGAGCAGAACACGCTGGTCATCAGGGGCGAGGGGGAGAAGGAGTCGGAGGACGACGGGGAGGGGGGCGCGCGCAGGTTCAGCAGCCGGATCGACCTCCCCGCCGACTGCTTCAAGATGGATCAGATCAAGGCCGAGATGAAGAACGGCGTGCTCAGGGTCGTCGTGCCCAAGGCGAAGGAGGAGGATCGCAAGGACGTGTTCCATGTCAACGTTGAGTGA
- the LOC109706906 gene encoding 24.1 kDa heat shock protein, mitochondrial isoform X2: MAAMIASRRVLLSKLLEKLTFSPLRPAAAPSTRFFNTDAQLRKYEDDHPDDVDPRSAGSAVSRRFPTIFGDVFDPFNPTRSLSQVLNLMDQMLENPGAAAATXRGGLGGLRRGWDAKEDEEALYLRVDMPGLGKEHVKVWAEQNTLVIRGEGEKESEDDGEGGARRFSSRIDLPADCFKMDQIKAEMKNGVLRVVVPKAKEEDRKDVFHVNVE, from the exons ATGGCCGCGATGATCGCTTCACGGAGGGTGCTTCTCTCGAAGCTTCTGGAGAAGCTCACCTTCTCCCCTCTCCGccccgccgccgctccctccaCCCGCTTCTTCAACACCGACGCCCAACTCCGCAAGTACGAGGACGACCACCCCGACGACGTCGACCCTCGCAGCGCCGGCTCCGCCGTCTCCCGCCGCTTCCCCACCATCTTCGGAG ATGTGTTTGATCCGTTCAATCCGACGCGGAGCCTGAGCCAGGTGCTGAACCTGATGGACCAGATGCTGGAGAAcccgggggcggcggcggcgac GNGCCGCGGGGGGCTCGGGGGCCTGCGGCGCGGGTGGGACGCgaaggaggacgaggaggcgcTCTACTTGAGGGTGGACATGCCGGGGCTGGGGAAGGAGCACGTGAAGGTGTGGGCGGAGCAGAACACGCTGGTCATCAGGGGCGAGGGGGAGAAGGAGTCGGAGGACGACGGGGAGGGGGGCGCGCGCAGGTTCAGCAGCCGGATCGACCTCCCCGCCGACTGCTTCAAGATGGATCAGATCAAGGCCGAGATGAAGAACGGCGTGCTCAGGGTCGTCGTGCCCAAGGCGAAGGAGGAGGATCGCAAGGACGTGTTCCATGTCAACGTTGAGTGA
- the LOC109706064 gene encoding polyadenylate-binding protein 2-like isoform X3 yields MEEEEHEVYGQEIPDEGEMDGEMEPHGADVDMAAAEEDAVKELDEMKKRLKDMEEEAAALREMQAKVEKEMGAVQDPANAAANQASKEEVDSRSVFVGNVDYACTPEEVQQHFQSCGTVNRVTILTDKFGQPKGFAYVEFLEVEAVQEALLLNESELHGRQLKVAAKRTNVPGMKQHRPRRFNPHLGYRFRRPYVPPYFFSPYGYGKVPRFRRPMRYRPYF; encoded by the exons ATGGAGGAAGAGGAGCACGAGGTGTACGGCCAAGAGATCCCCGACGAGGGCGAGATGGACGGCGAGATGGAGCCCcacggcgccgacgtcgacatggccgcggcggaggaggacgccGTAAAG GAGCTGGATGAGATGAAGAAGCGCCTCAAGGACATGGAGGAGGAAGCCGCAGCTCTCCGAGAGATGCAGGCGAAGGTTGAGAAGGAGATGGGAGCCGTACAAG ATCCTGCAAATGCAGCGGCAAATCAGGCATCTAAGGAGGAGGTGGATTCTCGTTCTGTGTTTGTTGGTAAT GTTGATTATGCATGTACCCCTGAAGAAGTGCAGCAGCATTTTCAGTCTTGTGGAACTGTTAACAGGGTGACGATCCTGACTGACAAGTTTGGCCAGCCAAAGGGCTTCGCATATGTGGAGTTTTTGGAAGTCGAAGCTGTTCAGGAGGCCCTCCTCTTAAATGAATCTGAATTACATGGTCGTCAGCTGAAG GTAGCGGCCAAACGAACTAATGTACCTGGAATGAAGCAACACCGCCCTCGGCGGTTCAATCCTCACCTAGGCTATCGGTTTAGGAGGCCATACGTGCCTCCTTATTTCTTCTCCCCTTATGGTTATGG GAAAGTTCCCAGATTCCGGAGGCCAATGCGATATAGACCATATTTCTGA
- the LOC109706064 gene encoding polyadenylate-binding protein 2-like isoform X1 yields MEEEEHEVYGQEIPDEGEMDGEMEPHGADVDMAAAEEDAVKMQELDEMKKRLKDMEEEAAALREMQAKVEKEMGAVQDPANAAANQASKEEVDSRSVFVGNVDYACTPEEVQQHFQSCGTVNRVTILTDKFGQPKGFAYVEFLEVEAVQEALLLNESELHGRQLKVAAKRTNVPGMKQHRPRRFNPHLGYRFRRPYVPPYFFSPYGYGKVPRFRRPMRYRPYF; encoded by the exons ATGGAGGAAGAGGAGCACGAGGTGTACGGCCAAGAGATCCCCGACGAGGGCGAGATGGACGGCGAGATGGAGCCCcacggcgccgacgtcgacatggccgcggcggaggaggacgccGTAAAG ATGCAGGAGCTGGATGAGATGAAGAAGCGCCTCAAGGACATGGAGGAGGAAGCCGCAGCTCTCCGAGAGATGCAGGCGAAGGTTGAGAAGGAGATGGGAGCCGTACAAG ATCCTGCAAATGCAGCGGCAAATCAGGCATCTAAGGAGGAGGTGGATTCTCGTTCTGTGTTTGTTGGTAAT GTTGATTATGCATGTACCCCTGAAGAAGTGCAGCAGCATTTTCAGTCTTGTGGAACTGTTAACAGGGTGACGATCCTGACTGACAAGTTTGGCCAGCCAAAGGGCTTCGCATATGTGGAGTTTTTGGAAGTCGAAGCTGTTCAGGAGGCCCTCCTCTTAAATGAATCTGAATTACATGGTCGTCAGCTGAAG GTAGCGGCCAAACGAACTAATGTACCTGGAATGAAGCAACACCGCCCTCGGCGGTTCAATCCTCACCTAGGCTATCGGTTTAGGAGGCCATACGTGCCTCCTTATTTCTTCTCCCCTTATGGTTATGG GAAAGTTCCCAGATTCCGGAGGCCAATGCGATATAGACCATATTTCTGA
- the LOC109706064 gene encoding polyadenylate-binding protein 2-like isoform X4 produces the protein MEEEEHEVYGQEIPDEGEMDGEMEPHGADVDMAAAEEDAELDEMKKRLKDMEEEAAALREMQAKVEKEMGAVQDPANAAANQASKEEVDSRSVFVGNVDYACTPEEVQQHFQSCGTVNRVTILTDKFGQPKGFAYVEFLEVEAVQEALLLNESELHGRQLKVAAKRTNVPGMKQHRPRRFNPHLGYRFRRPYVPPYFFSPYGYGKVPRFRRPMRYRPYF, from the exons ATGGAGGAAGAGGAGCACGAGGTGTACGGCCAAGAGATCCCCGACGAGGGCGAGATGGACGGCGAGATGGAGCCCcacggcgccgacgtcgacatggccgcggcggaggaggacgcc GAGCTGGATGAGATGAAGAAGCGCCTCAAGGACATGGAGGAGGAAGCCGCAGCTCTCCGAGAGATGCAGGCGAAGGTTGAGAAGGAGATGGGAGCCGTACAAG ATCCTGCAAATGCAGCGGCAAATCAGGCATCTAAGGAGGAGGTGGATTCTCGTTCTGTGTTTGTTGGTAAT GTTGATTATGCATGTACCCCTGAAGAAGTGCAGCAGCATTTTCAGTCTTGTGGAACTGTTAACAGGGTGACGATCCTGACTGACAAGTTTGGCCAGCCAAAGGGCTTCGCATATGTGGAGTTTTTGGAAGTCGAAGCTGTTCAGGAGGCCCTCCTCTTAAATGAATCTGAATTACATGGTCGTCAGCTGAAG GTAGCGGCCAAACGAACTAATGTACCTGGAATGAAGCAACACCGCCCTCGGCGGTTCAATCCTCACCTAGGCTATCGGTTTAGGAGGCCATACGTGCCTCCTTATTTCTTCTCCCCTTATGGTTATGG GAAAGTTCCCAGATTCCGGAGGCCAATGCGATATAGACCATATTTCTGA
- the LOC109706064 gene encoding polyadenylate-binding protein 2-like isoform X2, with the protein MEEEEHEVYGQEIPDEGEMDGEMEPHGADVDMAAAEEDAMQELDEMKKRLKDMEEEAAALREMQAKVEKEMGAVQDPANAAANQASKEEVDSRSVFVGNVDYACTPEEVQQHFQSCGTVNRVTILTDKFGQPKGFAYVEFLEVEAVQEALLLNESELHGRQLKVAAKRTNVPGMKQHRPRRFNPHLGYRFRRPYVPPYFFSPYGYGKVPRFRRPMRYRPYF; encoded by the exons ATGGAGGAAGAGGAGCACGAGGTGTACGGCCAAGAGATCCCCGACGAGGGCGAGATGGACGGCGAGATGGAGCCCcacggcgccgacgtcgacatggccgcggcggaggaggacgcc ATGCAGGAGCTGGATGAGATGAAGAAGCGCCTCAAGGACATGGAGGAGGAAGCCGCAGCTCTCCGAGAGATGCAGGCGAAGGTTGAGAAGGAGATGGGAGCCGTACAAG ATCCTGCAAATGCAGCGGCAAATCAGGCATCTAAGGAGGAGGTGGATTCTCGTTCTGTGTTTGTTGGTAAT GTTGATTATGCATGTACCCCTGAAGAAGTGCAGCAGCATTTTCAGTCTTGTGGAACTGTTAACAGGGTGACGATCCTGACTGACAAGTTTGGCCAGCCAAAGGGCTTCGCATATGTGGAGTTTTTGGAAGTCGAAGCTGTTCAGGAGGCCCTCCTCTTAAATGAATCTGAATTACATGGTCGTCAGCTGAAG GTAGCGGCCAAACGAACTAATGTACCTGGAATGAAGCAACACCGCCCTCGGCGGTTCAATCCTCACCTAGGCTATCGGTTTAGGAGGCCATACGTGCCTCCTTATTTCTTCTCCCCTTATGGTTATGG GAAAGTTCCCAGATTCCGGAGGCCAATGCGATATAGACCATATTTCTGA
- the LOC109706050 gene encoding phospho-2-dehydro-3-deoxyheptonate aldolase 2, chloroplastic-like, which produces MALASNPNSLLPSSSGGGAAAGPAAKTRLPCLLRASAAPPRRRPWRISAVHAAEPAKNPSIAAKPGRWAVDSWRSKKALQLPEYTNKEELAAVLKTIESFPPIVFAGEARHLEERLADAAVGRAFLLQGGDCAESFKEFNANNIRDTFRILLQMGAVLMFGGQMPVVKVGRMAGQFAKPRSDPFEEKDGVKLPSYRGDNVNGDAFDEKSRAPDPQRMIRAYTQSAATLNLLRAFATGGYAAMQRVTHWNLDFTEHSEQGDRYQELAHRVDEALGFMAAAGLTMDHPIMTTTEFWTSHECLLLPYEQALTREDSTSGLYYDCSAHFLWVGERTRQLDGAHVEFLRGIANPLGIKVSDKMDPKELVKLIEILNPQNKPGRITIITRMGAENMRVKLPHLIRAVRGAGQIVTWVSDPMHGNTIKAPCGLKTRPFDRILAEVRAFFDVHEQEGSHPGGVHLEMTGQNVTECIGGSRTVTFDDLSSRYHTHCDPRLNASQSLELAFIIAERLRKRRIASRQLNQHSYSSSLPSLGL; this is translated from the exons ATGGCCCTCGCGAGCAACCCTAAttccctcctcccctcctcctccggcggcggcgccgccgcggggcCGGCGGCGAAGACTCGCCTCCCCTGCCTCCTCCGCGCCTCAGCGGccccgccgcggcggcgcccgTGGCGGATCTCGGCCGTGCACGCGGCGGAGCCGGCGAAGAACCCGTCGATCGCCGCGAAGCCGGGGAGGTGGGCGGTGGATAGCTGGAGATCGAAGAAGGCGCTGCAGCTCCCAGAGTACACGAACAAGGAGGAGCTCGCGGCGGTGCTGAAGACCATCGAGAGCTTCCCCCCAATCGTGTTCGCCGGCGAGGCGCGCCACCTCGAGGAGCGACTCGCCGACGCGGCCGTGGGACGCGCCTTCCTCCTCCAGGGCGGCGACTGCGCCGAGAGCTTCAAGGAGTTCAATGCCAACAACATCCGCGACACCTTCCGCATCCTCCTCCAGATGGGCGCCGTCCTCATGTTCGGCGGACAAATGCCCGTCGTCAAG GTAGGGCGCATGGCGGGGCAATTCGCGAAGCCGAGATCGGACCCGTTCGAGGAGAAGGACGGGGTGAAGCTGCCGAGCTACAGAGGGGACAACGTCAATGGCGACGCCTTCGACGAGAAGTCGAGGGCGCCGGATCCGCAGCGGATGATCAGGGCGTACACTCAGTCGGCGGCGACGCTCAACCTCCTCCGCGCCTTCGCCACCGGTGGCTACGCCGCCATGCAGAGGGTCACCCACTGGAACCTCGACTTCACCGAGCACAGCGAGCAGGGCGATAG GTACCAGGAGCTGGCACACCGCGTCGATGAGGCCCTGGGGTTCATGGCTGCTGCTGGGCTCACGATGGACCATCCAATCATGACCACGACCGAGTTCTGGACCTCTCACGAGTGCCTCCTCCTCCCCTATGAGCAGGCTCTCACCCGCGAGGACTCCACCTCTGGTCTCTACTACGACTGCTCTGCCCACTTCCTCTGGGTCGGCGAGCGCACCCGCCAGCTCGATGGTGCCCATGTCGAGTTCCTTCGTGGCATTGCCAACCCACTTGGCATCAAG GTGAGTGACAAGATGGACCCTAAGGAGCTGGTGAAGCTGATTGAAATCCTTAACCCTCAAAACAAGCCAGGGAGGATCACCATTATCACAAGGATGGGGGCAGAGAACATGAGGGTGAAGCTCCCTCATCTGATCAGGGCCGTCCGTGGAGCTGGCCAGATTGTGACGTGGGTCAGCGATCCGATGCACGGGAACACCATCAAGGCCCCCTGTGGCCTCAAGACCCGGCCCTTCGACCGAATTCTG GCGGAGGTGCGGGCGTTCTTCGATGTTCACGAGCAAGAAGGGAGCCACCCGGGAGGCGTGCACCTGGAGATGACCGGTCAGAATGTGACGGAGTGCATCGGCGGGTCACGGACTGTCACCTTCGACGACCTGAGCTCGCGCTACCACACGCACTGCGACCCGAGACTGAACGCCTCCCAGTCTCTCGAGCTGGCCTTCATCATCGCCGAGCGGCTCAGGAAGAGGAGGATCGCGTCGCGGCAGCTCAACCAGCACAGCTACTCCAGCTCTTTGCCCTCCTTAGGACTTTAG
- the LOC109706058 gene encoding trihelix transcription factor ASIL2-like, translating to MSALAGEPERRPLPPPPPAPATRRLGPGQPWSHLETVHLIDAYEQRWYALKRGQLKAQQWEEVAAEVAARCGFERPSKTGTQCRHKIEKLRKRYRAERLRPVASPWPYFERIDRMERGPMPISVRPPPSRLPQALPIASSDEENDDAEDDDGAGEDDGVRIASNTRSINGILRESSWGFPRASANPPPLPPRKLSHYQKVEAEDDDDDDDDEDDEEEEAEEDVGVKLMSQLATVVRRFGDGLERLEKRRMELMREIERDWMEMETKRAEMVMESQRYLVETIAGAFTSAKKAKKARDS from the coding sequence ATGTCCGCCTTAGCAGGAGAGCCCGAGCGCCGTCCCctgcctcctccgcctccggcgccggcgacgcGGAGGCTCGGGCCCGGCCAGCCGTGGTCGCACCTGGAGACGGTCCACCTGATCGACGCCTACGAGCAGCGGTGGTACGCCCTCAAGCGGGGCCAGCTCAAGGCGCAGCAGTGGGAGGAGGTCGCCGCCGAGGTCGCCGCGCGGTGCGGCTTCGAGCGGCCCTCCAAGACCGGCACCCAGTGCCGCCACAAGATCGAGAAACTCCGCAAGCGCTACCGCGCCGAGCGCCTCCGGCCCGTCGCCTCCCCCTGGCCCTACTTCGAACGCATCGACCGCATGGAGCGCGGGCCCATGCCCATCTCCGTGCGGCCCCCTCCCTCGCGGCTTCCCCAGGCGCTCCCGATCGCGTCCAGCGACGAGGAGAACGACGACGCCGAAGACGACGACGGCGCGGGCGAGGACGACGGGGTGCGGATCGCCAGCAACACGCGGAGCATCAATGGGATCCTTCGCGAGTCCAGCTGGGGGTTCCCTAGGGCATCGGCGAACCCTCCCCCTCTTCCCCCGCGGAAATTGAGCCATTACCAGAAGGTTGAAGCGGAagacgatgatgatgacgacgacgacgaagatgatgaagaagaggaggcggaggaggatgtGGGAGTAAAGCTGATGTCGCAGCTCGCGACAGTGGTGCGGAGGTTCGGAGATGGATTGGAGAGGTTGGAGAAGAGGAGGATGGAGCTGATGAGGGAGATTGAGAGGGATTGGATGGAGATGGAGACGAAAAGGGCTGAGATGGTGATGGAGTCGCAGCGCTATCTTGTGGAGACCATTGCCGGTGCTTTCACCTCAGCAAAGAAGGCCAAGAAAGCCCGGGATTCATGA
- the LOC109727876 gene encoding homeobox protein engrailed-1-like: protein MLWALRPKLLGRKEGRKSSSSPGTLLPRSNLGRRGAHGTSRSSSAHGPDAEPLSPPLRHRPPNPRPHPSGRPPPPPRPPPPGSPDLLLGHLFRDPLHRDPLLPGKPTALGKPRASATGGGDDGGQLCPSCTTRGEHGLTTVDRELRQRVSRRWTGAAGQAESVLTPDGGGAGAGCGSVYTKPNRAEPNKTAALAAGRGRGCTGATAVVRRRPREGGAADLEWRRRAGLEPNVLGLG, encoded by the exons ATGCTTTGGGCCTTGAGGCCTAAGCTCCTGGggaggaaggaaggaaggaagtCCTCCTCCTCCCCAGGAACTCTCCTCCCAAGGTCCAACCTTGGGAGGAGAGGCGCCCATGGCACCTCCCGCAGCAGCTCCGCCCACGGCCCCGACGCCGAACCCCTGTCGCCCCCGCTCCGGCACCGGCCCCCAAATCCAAGGCCCCACCCGTCCGGCCGTCCCCCTCCGCCTCCCCGACCTCCTCCCCCCGGCTCCCCCGACCTCCTCCTCGGCCACCTCTTCCGAGATCCCCTCCACCGAGACCCCCTCCTCCCCGGAAAGCCCACGGCCCTCGGAAAACCCCGCGcctcc gcgacgggaggcggcgacgacggcgggcaACTATGCCCTAGTTGCACAACCCGAGGAGAGCATGGGCTCACCACGGTTGACAGGGAGCTCCGGCAGCGGGTTAGCCGGCGGTGGACGggtgcggccggccaggcggagtCGGTGCTCACGccggacggcggcggcgccggtgCTGGATGTGGCTCGGTCTACACAAAGCCCAACCGGGCTGAGCCGAACAAGACGGCGGCGCTGGCGGCCGGGAGAGGTCGGGGGTGCACAGGGGCGACGGCGGTGgttcgccggaggccgagggaagGCGGCGCAGCGGATCtggagtggcggcggcgcgcgggcctCGAGCCCAACGTGCTCGGTCTGGGTTGA